The following DNA comes from Oncorhynchus nerka isolate Pitt River unplaced genomic scaffold, Oner_Uvic_2.0 unplaced_scaffold_2026, whole genome shotgun sequence.
ataactaccttaacaaacagtgacttattattattattattgttgctgtactgtctataactaccttaacaaacagtgacttattattattattattattattattattattattgttgttgtactgtctataactaccttaacaaacagtgacttattattattattattattgttgctgtactgtctataactaccttaacaaacagtgacttattattattattattattattattattattgttgctgtactgtctataactaccttaacaaacagtgacttattattattattattattattattattattgttgctgtactgtctataactaccttaacaaacagtgacttattattattattattattgttgctgtactgtctataactaccttaacaaacagtgacttattattattattattattgttgctgtactgtctataactaccttaacaaacagtgacttattattattattattattattattattattgttgctgtactgtctataactaccttaacaaacagtgacttattattattattattgttgttgctgtactgtctataactaccttaacaaacagtgacttattattattattattgttgctgtactgtctataactaccttaacaaacagtgacttattattattattattattattattattattgttgctgtactgtctataactaccttaacaaacagtgacttattattgttattattgttgctgtactgtctataactaccttaacaaacagtgacttattattattattattattattgttgctgtactgtctataactaccttaacaaacagtgacttattattattattgttgttgctgtactgtctataactaccttaacaaacagtgacttattattattattattattgctgtactgtctataactaccttaacaaacagtgacttattattattattattattattattattgttgttgctgtactgtctataactaccttaacaaacagtgacttattattattattattattattattattattgttgctgtactgtctataactaccttaacaaacagtgacttattattattattattattattattattattgttgctgtactgtctataactaccttaacaaacagtgacttattattattattattattattgttgctgtactgtctataactaccttaacaaacagtgacttattattattattattattattattattattgttgctgtactgtctataactaccttaacaaacagtgacttattattattattattgttgttgctgtactgtctataactaccttaacaaacagtgacttattattgttattattgttgctgtactgtctataactaccttaacaaacagtgacttattattattattattattattattattattgttgctgtactgtctataactaccttaacaaacagtgacttattattattattattattattattgttgctgtactgtctataactaccttaacaaacagtgacttattattattattattattattattgttgttgtactgtctataactaccttaacaaacagtgacttattattattattattattattgttgctgtactgtctataactaccttaacaaacagtgacttattattattattattattattgttgctgtactgtctataactaccttaacaaacagtgacttattattattattattattgttgctgtactgtctataactaccttaacaaacagtgacttattattattattattattattgttgctgtactgtctataactaccttaacaaacagtgacttattattattattattattattattattattattattgttgctgtactgtctataactaccttaacaaacagtgacttattattattattattattattattgttgctgtactgtctataactaccttaacaaacagtgacttattattattattattattattattgttgttgtactgtctataactaccttaacaaacagtgacttattattattattattattattattgttgttgtactgtctataactaccttaacaaacagtgacttattattattattattattgttgctgtactgtctataactaccttaacaaacagtgacttgttattattattgacagttaccatggagatgaaatGTCACTACATTAAATCATCTGACTGTTTCTAtgtctgttagtaaatgttttatttctcaaAGAGAACAATTGACCTTCAAgaattactgtgttaaccacaaccaacatgttggatctctgtttagttgttactgtgttaaccacaaccaacatgttggatctctgtttagttgtcactgtgataataaccacaaccaacatgttggatctctgtttagttgtcactgtgttaaccacaaccaacatgttggatctctgtttagttgtcactgtgttaaccacaaccaacatgttggatctctgtttagttgtcactgtgttgaccacaaccaacatgttggatctctgtttagttgtcactgtgttaaccacaaccaacatgttggatctctgtttagttgtcactgtgttaaccacaaccaacatgttggatctctgtttagttgtcactgtgttaaccacaaccaacatgctggatctctgtttagttgtcactgtgttaaccacaaccaacatgttggatctctgtttaggagtcactgtgttaataaccacaaccaacatgttggatctctgtttagttgtcactgtgttaaccacaaccaacatgttgggtctctgtttagttgtcactgtgttaaccacaaccaacatgttggatctctgtttagttgtcactgtgttaaccacaaccaacatgctggatctctggttagttgtcactgtgttaaccacaaccaacatgttggatctctgtttagttgtcactgtgttaaccacaaccaacatgttggatctctgtttagttgtcactgtgttaataaccacaaccaacattgatctctgtttaggggtcagtgctctaaaatgagtctctctggggagagagagaggggggtcccTGCCTCTGAAATGCATCTCTCTGGGAAGAGAGTGGAGGGACCTGTCTCCAAAAGGCGtctctggggggagagagagggggggccctgcctctaaaaggcgtctctggggagagagaggaggggggccctgcctctaaagggcgtctctctggggagagagaggaggggggccctgcctctaaaatgagtctctctggggaacatgacaccaaatCTAAGAGGTGAGATGAGAATTTTTGAAATAATTATtaagagtttatttccaaaatgcaTCACATttgttttttcatcagaaatgaaTATTATAGCAACTGCAGTAATGTGTAATTCCTTACTAAAGTAGCAATTACTCACAATTGCAAATTTTCAAATTTTAAAATGTTCTTGTTCATTTTACCACTTACAACCATAAAATAACCATTTATAGCATAACAAGCAATGAAACTGACATCAACCAAAAACACATGTAGTTaattatataaaaataaatatatttatttagaTGGGTGCCAAAGTAACAGccctgtagacaaagaagagctctccagtaggaaccaaaacattcaaaggtcaTGTtgtcaaaagtgaggttacaagtttatcatctttcaaagcagaattactttcccattgttcctcaactgtagtgtctgatataccattttctagctctgagtctctacattTATCTTATGTGAAATACACATTTTCAAATTTTGCGACatgagccggtcggtcacatttgtgtgtataaatcctagcagtactactgatttctctgagagtgaggcagatatatattattactgtgtaaaacctagcagtactactgatttctctgagtgaggcagatatatagcaTTTAGCAAAATAAACATGATTAttttctctctgaaatgaaacatcAAGTGAAAGACATTAAACAAATatatgtctgtcattgaaagacCCATTGAATGATTAGATGGTGAAAAAAACATATAATTCATAATTTCTATAAAAAATAAAAGCTCATTTACGAACATTTCTGAAAAGTGACATATAGTGTTTTGgaatctgagctcagagtagatgagagatgtaatgtttgtctctgttgtgttgaagaccaatcaagcaggagagaccagcctcccctgttcccagctgtgtgtccatgaagagtgaccggtCTATGATGCAAcctatagtgtttagagagggagcCTCCCCTGTCTCCAGCTGTGAGAGTGACAAGTCTATGAGTCCTCCTCTaacctttagagagggagacttttctactgaacaaaggtaagaagaactcatgggtcctggtcagtgagttaaacaacactgtctctagtcatttctcctcccattttcccatttattgttgttgttttcataatccataggctcaTCCTTTtatccattttcatagtcctaaaacaatattaaacacaacattccctccctgtgtgtgtgtgtgtgtgtgtgtgtgtgtgtgtgtgtgtgtgtgtgtgtgtgtgtgtactccctggatgaggagatgtaatatTGTCTagattgtctagtcactttaatccctacctacatgtacattttacctcaattatagtctcattattacttcaactacctggtaccctgcacattgactcagtactggtactccttatagtctcattattacctcaactacctggtacccctggacattgactcagtactggtactccttatagcctcattattacctcaactacctggtaccctgcacattgactcagtactggttctccttatagtctcattattacctcaactacctggtaccctgcacattgactcagtactggtactccttatagtctcattattacctcaactacctggtaccctgcacattgactcagtactggttctccttatagtctcattattacctcaactacctggtaccctgcacattgactcagtactggtactccttatagtctcattattacctcaactacctggtaccctgcacattgactcagtactggttctccttatagtctcattattacctcaactacctggtaccctgcacattgactcagtactggttctccttatagtctcattattacctcaactacctggtaccctgcacattgactcagtactggtactccttatagtctcattattacctcaactacctggtaccctgcacattgactcagtactggttctccttatagtctcattattacctcaactacctggtaccctgcacattgactcagtactggtactccttatagtctcattattacctcaactacctggtaccctgcacattgactcagtactggttgtccttatagtctcattattttcctggtaccctgcacattgactcaggactggttctccttatagcctcattattacctcaactacctggtaccctgcacattgactcagtactggtactccttatagtctcattatgtTCCTGGTACCCCTACCCCAGGCCCTGGATAAAAACATATGCTGATTTCAAAACTAAATGTTTAAATACAGAtcttatattactgtatttaataATGGTTTTAAAATGTTGTATATTGATGTcaaatgtatcatttgtacagttctttatGAAACTCTGTAAAGcagatatatacagtattattactgaataaaacctagcagtactactgatttctctgagagtgaggcagatatatattattactgtgtaaaacctagcagtactactgatttctctgagagtgagacagatatatattattactgtgtaaagcctagcagtactactgatttctctgagagtgaggcagatatatattattactgtataaaacctagcagtactactgatttctctgagagtggggcagatatatattattactgtgtaaagcctagcagtactactgatttctctgagagtgaggcagatatatattattactgtgtaaagcctagcagtactactgatttctctgagagtggggcagatatatattattactgtataaaacctagcagtactactgatttctctgagagtgaggcagatatatattattactgtataaaacctagcagtactactgatttctctgagagtgaggcagatatatattattactttgtaaaacctagcagtactactgatttctctgagagtgaggcagatatatattattactgtgtaaaacctagcagtactactgattcctctgagagtgaggcagatatatattatttatattatttgtttctctgaaatgaaaccatcaagtgatttTAAACATAAATTACATTTCTGAAAAGTGATATATTTATTGCGTTAACTAACGTctggaagtcagttctatttgtgaaactcttcttatgtttccccatctgagctcagagtagatgagagatgtaatgtttgtctctgttgtgttgaagcccaatcaagcaggagagaccagcctcccctgttcccagctgtgtgtccatgaagagtgactggtctatggATCTTCCTCTAtactttagagagggagacttttctcctgaacaaaggtaagaagaactcatgggtcctggtcagtgagttaaacaacactgtctctagtcatttctcctcccattttcccatttattgttgttgttttcataatccatatgctaatccttttgtccattctcatagtcctaaaacaattaaacaaacacaacattccttccgtgtgtgtgtgtgtgtgtgtgtgtgtgtgtgtgtgtgtgtgtgtgtgtgtgtgtgtgtgtgagtgtgtgtgtgtgtactccctggatgaggagatgtaatctcatgttttgtccacagaaaccaacaggagagatcagagtcagagattctcagtggtcagtcttcccagagtcatcaaacagacctggactccatattcagtgtatgtggtcctgttatgtacatttgtttttgtttacctcaagtaaagttgatctgtcaatcattcattaatgtgttaatgagaaagcatttcttctcttgcttaacttatttacttgatttatttcagttgcttgaagagaaaattatgacatttgtgaagaacgagctgaagatgttcaagaggattcttagtccagaactcccagaaggctttgagagtaAGAAGCAGGACAAGGAAAtggtggatgctgaagatgagaagcaggagagcagtgccagagagggggctctgaagatcacactgcacatcctgaggaaaatgaaccagaaggagcttgctgacacactggagaaatgtaagatctgtctgcctcatgttgaatgatgttttataacatttaaaagctgtagctaaagtacagctaaagtagctgtgtaactcaatgatattgtagcagccttaacacaacacctagtgacctcatcaagtagcagcagggatgtgttgtggtgattcatttagagagagaacattaataataccatcaataataccaataataatataatcagtcacaccagtctgtaatgcattatgaaaacatttatATTTATAGTCAGTTAAGAGAATAAATGACTATAATGTACaactttataacagtcctacaatactgtagacattaaaacagatgtaatattaatatcctctgtgttatttctagattcagatgagcttgctgtgatttgccaacgtgaactcaaatctaatctaaagaagaagtttcaatgtgtatttgaggggatcgctaaacaaggaaacccaacacttctcaataagatctacacagagctctacatcacagagggtggaacaggagaggtcaataatgaacatgagctgagacagattgagacaacaaccaggaaacaagcaagaccagagactgcaatcaaatgtaacgacatcttcaaacccttaactggacaagacaaacctatcagaactgtgctgacaaagggagtcgctggcattggaaaaacagtctctgtgcagaaattcattctggactgggctgaaggaaaagcaaatcaggatgtccaatttgtattttcattcccttttcgggagctgaatttgatgaaaggggacaaacacactttcattgaacttcttaatcacttctcaatggaaaccaaacaatcaaGAATCTCCAACTAcgacaagtacaaagttctgttcatctttgatggtctggatgagtgccgactgcccctagacttccagaagaacaagatctgttgggacgtcacagagtcaacctcagtggatgttctgctgacaaatctcatcaggggaaatctgcttccctctgctctcctctggataactacccgacctgcagcagccaataagatcccttcatGGTGTGTTGACCAGGTAACAGaagtacgagggttcaatgacccacagaaggaggagtacttcaggaagagattcagtgatgaggacctggccagcagaatcatctcacacataaagacatcaaggagcctccacatcatgtgccacattccagtcttctgttggatttctgcaacagtccttgaacacatgctgaaacataagagagaagagatgcccaagactctgactgagatgtacacacaccttgtggagtttcataccaaacagaagaatgaaaagtatcttgggaaagaagagacaggtccacactggaataaagagagcattctgtcactgggaaaactggcttttcaacagcttgtgaaaggcaatctgattttctatgaagaagacctgaaagagtctggcattgatgttaatgaagcctcagtgtactcaggattgtgcacacagctctttaaagaggaatgtgtgctgtaccaggacaaggtgtactgctttgttcatctgagcattcaggagtttctggctgctgtatatgtgttcctctcattcatcaacaacaatgagaatctaatggacAAACTGCAAACAAACGACAAGCCTGAAGTTACtttctacaagagtgctgtggataaagccttacaaagtgagacgggaaacctggaccttttcctccgcttccttctgggcctctcactggagtccaatcagaagcacttacgaggtctactgacaaagaccagaagcagctcacagagccatgaagaaacagtcgagtacatcaaggagaagatcgGGGAGGATctctctccagagaggagcatcaatctgttccactgtctgaatgaactgaatgaccattctctagtggaggagatccaaagctacctgagatcaggaagtctctcaaaacccaacctgtcacctgcacagtggtcagctctggtctttgtgttgctgacttcagaaaaggagctggatgtgtttgacctg
Coding sequences within:
- the LOC135567454 gene encoding NLR family CARD domain-containing protein 3-like, translating into MSLSGEHDTKSKRPIKQERPASPVPSCVSMKSDRSMMQPIVFREGASPVSSCESDKSMSPPLTFREGDFSTEQSPIKQERPASPVPSCVSMKSDWSMDLPLYFREGDFSPEQRNQQERSESEILSGQSSQSHQTDLDSIFSLLEEKIMTFVKNELKMFKRILSPELPEGFESKKQDKEMVDAEDEKQESSAREGALKITLHILRKMNQKELADTLEKYSDELAVICQRELKSNLKKKFQCVFEGIAKQGNPTLLNKIYTELYITEGGTGEVNNEHELRQIETTTRKQARPETAIKCNDIFKPLTGQDKPIRTVLTKGVAGIGKTVSVQKFILDWAEGKANQDVQFVFSFPFRELNLMKGDKHTFIELLNHFSMETKQSRISNYDKYKVLFIFDGLDECRLPLDFQKNKICWDVTESTSVDVLLTNLIRGNLLPSALLWITTRPAAANKIPSWCVDQVTEVRGFNDPQKEEYFRKRFSDEDLASRIISHIKTSRSLHIMCHIPVFCWISATVLEHMLKHKREEMPKTLTEMYTHLVEFHTKQKNEKYLGKEETGPHWNKESILSLGKLAFQQLVKGNLIFYEEDLKESGIDVNEASVYSGLCTQLFKEECVLYQDKVYCFVHLSIQEFLAAVYVFLSFINNNENLMDKLQTNDKPEVTFYKSAVDKALQSETGNLDLFLRFLLGLSLESNQKHLRGLLTKTRSSSQSHEETVEYIKEKIGEDLSPERSINLFHCLNELNDHSLVEEIQSYLRSGSLSKPNLSPAQWSALVFVLLTSEKELDVFDLKKYSRSEEGLLRLLPVVKASRAALLSGCGVTEEGCASLVSALESNPSHLRELDLSNNDLKDSGVKLLSAGLGNPHCKLETLRLSGCLVTEEGCASLVSALRSNPSHLRELDLSYNHPGDSGVRLLSAGLEDPHCRLEKLNVEHGGENRMKPGLRKYVCDLTLDLNTVNRLLSLSEGNRKVTCRREEQPYPDHPERFEDCEQVLCREGLTGRCYWEVEWSGRRADIGVTYKGISRRGGVKDCYLGWNDKSWSLNCSDNSYIAWHNNNPTTIDVPSSSPHRVGVYLDWPAGTLSFYRASSDILTHLITFTSTFTEPIYPGIHIWYDGDSVSLCQTQHDVSL